A window of Saccharomyces paradoxus chromosome XIII, complete sequence contains these coding sequences:
- the CTL1 gene encoding polynucleotide 5'-phosphatase (RNA 5'-triphosphatase, localizes to both the nucleus and cytoplasm~similar to YMR180C): MPDQPETSFSSRNSHEDVSTKKINTDVVPRLKSLHFSQTTKPSKSAGPSFEKAGNNLRISTEFHKHVCKVAWKHLACVDKPSIPHIEIEMKFGIIADKRTHHRIAPYNKPFIVQNRNGRLISNVSEKTFSNFQELLHLKSNNISKRLRTVKQVQTHTKDSIYNCNNVSKVAKLTSWRCSENLRDKEVKPTFIKKIRVKDFLIRYPQSSLDAKISISLEVPEYEKSAAFRNHSILQRVKNRYSYSFNDKVPLHLDLTKVTTTRRGSSRQSTTHEVEVEMDPIFKQTIFANDKEKFNEYMCLFLNTSDLIRKAAERNNMETA; this comes from the coding sequence ATGCCTGATCAACCCGAGACTTCTTTCAGTAGTAGAAATTCTCATGAAGATGTTAGCacgaaaaaaatcaatacTGATGTTGTTCCGAGACTGAAGAGCTTGCATTTCTCTCAAACCACTAAACCATCAAAATCAGCAGGACCATCATTCGAAAAAGCGGGAAATAATTTAAGAATTTCCACAGAGTTCCATAAACATGTTTGTAAAGTAGCATGGAAACATCTTGCTTGTGTTGATAAGCCGTCGATACCGCATATCGAAATCGAGATGAAATTTGGTATTATAGCAGACAAGAGAACGCATCACAGGATAGCGCCATACAACAAACCTTTCATTGTTCAAAACAGGAATGGTCGCTTAATATCTAACGTTTCTGAAAAAACGTTCTCAAATTTCCAAGAGTTACTCCATTTGAAATCAAACAATATAAGTAAAAGGCTAAGGACAGTGAAACAGGTACAAACGCATACGAAAGATTCGATATATAACTGTAACAATGTCTCAAAAGTCGCCAAATTAACTTCCTGGCGTTGTTCAGAAAACCTAAGAGACAAAGAAGTTAAACCTACTTTTATTAAAAAGATCCGTGTCAAGGATTTTCTTATTCGCTATCCTCAAAGTTCATTAGACGCTAAGATTAGCATCAGTCTTGAAGTACCTGAATACGAAAAGTCAGCCGCTTTCAGGAACCACTCTATTCTACAAAGAGTTAAGAACCGTTACTCCTACAGCTTCAATGATAAGGTACCTTTACACTTGGATTTGACAAAAGTTACCACAACACGAAGGGGCTCCTCTCGTCAATCCACGACCCATGAAGTGGAGGTAGAAATGGATCCTATATTCAAGCAGACAATTTTTGCGAATGATAAGGAGAAGTTTAATGAGTACATGTGCttgtttttgaatacaAGCGATCTCATACGCAAGGCTGCTGAACGCAATAATATGGAAACGGCATGA
- a CDS encoding uncharacterized protein (similar to YMR181C): MTPLLQAEAKMNTSLYLTENIQQREFNLTSPQSFYSSSVSNSKNNSDIFSYNTANNSTVSSSDEFTTQQDGMSTIMYKNNISKTFEDDIFYCPRSLLTPEEQVVYQEIDKYYMEQALLTQLQISQTYSSTPKEEKTVKFNPYTSKSFSPASSE, translated from the coding sequence atgactCCACTTTTGCAGGCGGAAGCAAAAATGAACACAAGCCTTTACCTTACGGAAAATATTCAGCAACGTGAATTCAACCTCACCAGCCCTCAGTCATTCTATTCTTCCTCGGTGTCCAATAGTAAAAATAACTCAGACATTTTCAGCTATAACACTGCCAACAACAGTACGGTGAGTTCTAGTGATGAGTTCACTACCCAACAAGATGGCATGAGCACCATAATGtacaaaaacaatatcagTAAGACCTTCGAAGACgacattttttattgtccAAGAAGTTTGCTCACTCCAGAAGAACAAGTTGTATACCAGGAAATTGACAAGTATTACATGGAACAAGCCCTATTGACCCAGTTACAAATCTCTCAAACGTATTCTTCAACTccaaaagaggaaaaaactGTTAAGTTCAATCCCTACACTTCAAAGAGCTTCAGTCCCGCTTCTTCTGAATAA
- the RGM1 gene encoding Rgm1p (zinc finger DNA binding transcription factor~similar to YMR182C): MRGKQPKRNKENASVKRNYRCVGYPDCNMSFNRAEHLARHIRKHTGEKPFQCNICLKFFSRIDNLRQHQSSVHSDVDLMSLRRLQQSANNTANDPNATTRMFPQLHPYGIVVHPAPVPYNLPIATPTSPQNTISLYARPYFSHPVPSAPIPLPHQPPPLPIYSYMQPLFLNHTPIQNRNIVELPPDSSNTLASPSKMQTFDQANDASPNVKK, encoded by the coding sequence ATGCGAGGAAAACAACCGAAAAGGAACAAAGAAAACGCTTCTGTCAAGAGAAATTATAGATGTGTGGGATATCCTGACTGTAACATGAGTTTCAATAGGGCCGAACATTTGGCTAGACACATCAGGAAACACACAGGGGAGAAACCATTCCAATGCAATATCTGCCTTAAATTCTTTAGTAGAATCGATAACTTAAGACAACATCAATCTTCTGTTCACTCGGACGTCGATTTGATGTCCTTACGTAGACTGCAGCAGTCCGCAAATAACACTGCGAACGACCCAAACGCAACAACAAGAATGTTCCCGCAATTGCATCCATATGGAATCGTTGTCCATCCCGCTCCTGTTCCATACAATCTGCCGATAGCAACTCCCACTAGCCCACAAAACACCATCTCTCTTTACGCTCGACCATACTTCTCGCATCCCGTTCCATCCGCTCCCATCCCGTTGCCACATCAGCCTCCTCCACTCCCAATATACAGCTATATGCAACCACTCTTCCTTAACCACACTCCTATCCAGAATCGCAACATCGTCGAACTCCCTCCGGATAGTAGTAACACTTTAGCATCGCCGTCTAAGATGCAAACTTTTGACCAGGCTAACGACGCTTCGCCAAacgtaaaaaaataa
- the ADD37 gene encoding Add37p (similar to YMR184W), producing MAIKPTKSFQNCLEAEVPGYNDCPTVLFSIDPNSGPRSKSKQRTRTKRCGSGRLATEVLDLYGNTKTATTPPPVLKKPSATATQQESACEDVPVEDQGDRQLQTIPYSKDDLAAKINDLTGCSSKLSSKELEFYKKKLDSNVAKILQNDHTKTVLSQIFNEKDKNVAVKTIKHWMVTDTTISNWCPAFLKLFENAMPN from the coding sequence ATGGCTATTAAACCAACGAAAAGTTTTCAGAACTGCCTAGAAGCTGAAGTGCCTGGCTATAACGATTGTCCCACAGTTTTGTTTTCCATCGACCCTAACAGCGGCCCCAGATCCAAATCAAAACAAAGAACGAGAACGAAAAGATGTGGTAGTGGCAGACTTGCCACAGAAGTATTAGATCTTTATGGAAACACTAAGACAGCTACTACACCGCCGCCAGTGTTGAAGAAGCCATCTGCAACTGCTACTCAACAAGAATCTGCCTGTGAGGACGTGCCCGTGGAAGACCAAGGCGATAGACAGCTCCAGACTATACCATATAGTAAAGACGACTTAGCAGCTAAGATCAACGATCTCACTGGATGTAGCTCGAAATTGTCCTCGAAGGAGTTGgaattttacaagaaaaaattagattCAAATGTTGCCAAGATTTTACAGAACGATCACACCAAAACGGTGCTATCGCagattttcaatgaaaaagacaaaaacGTGGCTGTGAAAACCATCAAACATTGGATGGTTACCGACACGACAATTTCCAATTGGTGTCCCGCATTCTTAAAACTTTTCGAAAATGCGATGCCAAACtaa
- the SSO2 gene encoding syntaxin (Plasma membrane t-SNARE~similar to YMR183C): protein MSNANPYENNNPYAENYEMQEDLNNAPTGHSDGSDDFVAFMNKINSINANLSRYENIINRIDAQHKDLLTQVSEEQEMELRRSLDDYISQATDLQYQLKADIKDAQRDGLHDSNKQAQAENCRQKFLKLIQDYRIIDSNYKEESKEQAKRQYTIIQPEATDEEVEAAINDVNGQQIFSQALLNANRRGEAKTALAEVQARHQELLKLEKTMAELTQLFNDMEELVIEQQENVDVIDKNVEDAQQDVEQGVGHTNKAVKSARKARKNKIRCLIICFIIFAIVVVVVVVPSVVETRK, encoded by the coding sequence ATGAGCAACGCCAATCCTTACGAGAATAACAATCCGTATGCTGAAAACTATGAAATGCAAGAGGACTTGAACAATGCTCCTACTGGTCACTCAGATGGCAGCGACGATTTTGTTGCCTTTATGAACAAGATCAACTCGATCAATGCCAACTTGTCCAGGTAcgaaaatatcatcaacAGAATTGATGCGCAGCACAAGGACCTGCTGACCCAAGTGAGCGAGGAACAAGAGATGGAATTGAGACGTTCTTTGGACGATTATATCTCTCAGGCCACAGATTTGCAATATCAATTGAAAGCAGATATCAAAGACGCCCAAAGGGATGGCTTGCACGACTCTAATAAACAGGCACAAGCTGAAAATTGCAGACAgaaattcttgaaattgattcAAGACTACAGGATTATCGACTCTAACTACAAGGAGGAAAGCAAAGAGCAAGCGAAGAGGCAGTACACAATCATCCAACCGGAAGCCACTGACGAAGAAGTGGAAGCCGCTATCAATGATGTCAATGGTCAGCAAATCTTTTCCCAGGCGCTGTTAAACGCCAATAGACGTGGTGAGGCCAAGACGGCATTGGCTGAAGTACAAGCTAGACATCAAGAATTATTGAAGTTGGAGAAAACAATGGCAGAATTGACCCAACTGTTCAATGATATGGAGGAGTTGGTCATCGaacaacaagaaaacgTGGATGTCATTGACAAAAACGTAGAAGATGCTCAGCAGGATGTAGAACAAGGTGTGGGCCACACCAACAAGGCCGTTAAGAGCGCCAGaaaggcaagaaaaaacaaaataagaTGTTTGATCATCTGCTTTATCATCTTTGccattgttgttgtggttgttgttgttccGTCCGTTGTAGAAACGAGAAAGTAA
- the RTP1 gene encoding Rtp1p (Protein required for the nuclear import and biogenesis of RNA pol II~similar to YMR185W), which yields MVENMSEDKRQKINIHDILNRKPQLTKKTPLDVFFEDLDDNIITPINRCVLDSVTLSSIYQALKCSSNNEFVVVLLQNFENLHIQVLEQQRMLVESKSELLPISLHDMKYVDELINLLIIHGIDANLPLTMKIPLDSKRLNAFKKGERSAQYETPRWHTINSDTLSQVITVFYNVLTNERSSDYLRNIILKGNAYANILLGLIVLHVQLPSKYTSEMIGNLEDTQETYSLFGVYTLLAETIQDEKVRESILSKLTTLALRRPENGLVSLIDFVLGVRDAEDIDIEKFSRIYQILMSKPKTMTNLQYLTGLFKQIYDGLTFVNRPILVTCLNGLILKFFIRNKRIVNDFLFRKVRSIIFNSPLIDHSAKELNDVINVLISLSKNSSTDLLNELVTGCAKEDGTSAGQFFLNIWIYALFLKKNQKLDPLEINKLSISKDKSTESINFPKESSSNYYQVVLSLLKSLIVITENFQNLNLLSLNLVNFEHEKWKYLIDLDTQLPYISVKNTDTSDLFPEKGSKNAQMTDFFQDMDLSIELFMEFLVLLNDEEQSKILFLEILKRWVHHTKESGKRSSADLSAMSSVSDNALILMDLKLLERMNDQFKTSIVNKPKDVLIVIDQLIDVVQAKDETQEVEADSDDEEEVGTEKLDSNEAPSHKIILRLLSSVLSESSSSILLQNSSTLKSISRKLKSFNIKAAESGALLTSIENILINGHAIEKNGNKEIDIDKEMLDKAINNLHDPLVPIKSYGLTELRYLAEKKSQVISLEKVLQIHLYYLKDADPFIYLNVIKGLTTLCGLEPETILPPLVEFYANKKKKNRLDDVLKIGEVFINYIQCQNELFQGKLAYLIIDTCLNIVRPNDSAPLDNRWRMSSMSILGMCLQVNARGVSNRIRDMLDCVFGILQLEQPRKNLKGKDDSFLMRRSAVHLIHDLLYGTGLDLLPVEYNYDKLKTLLSYVHDQDEDYLVCEQINKLLTVLESF from the coding sequence ATGGTTGAAAATATGAGTGAGGATAAAAGGCAAAAGATTAATATACATGATATATTGAATAGAAAACCGCAGCTCACCAAAAAGACACCCCTAGATGTTTTTTTCGAAGATTTGGATGACAATATAATCACTCCCATAAATAGATGCGTTCTTGATTCAGTCACACTTTCCTCCATTTATCAGGCATTGAAATGCTCAAGTAACAACGAGTTTGTTGTAGTGCTTCTGCAAAACTTCGAGAATTTGCACATTCAAGTACTTGAGCAGCAACGGATGCTCGTCGAAAGTAAAAGTGAATTATTGCCTATCTCATTGCATGATATGAAATACGTGGACGAGCTAATAAATCTTTTGATTATTCATGGTATAGATGCCAATTTGCCTCTTACAATGAAAATTCCGCTTGATTCGAAAAGACTAAATGCTTTCAAGAAGGGCGAAAGAAGCGCACAATATGAAACACCTCGATGGCATACCATAAATAGCGATACATTATCTCAAGTCATAACTGTATTTTATAATGTTCTAACTAATGAGAGGTCTTCCGATTATTTGAGAAATATAATCTTAAAAGGCAATGCGTACGCAAACATTCTGTTAGGTTTGATTGTGTTACACGTGCAGTTGCCTAGCAAATACACTTCAGAAATGATTGGAAATCTGGAAGATACGCAGGAAACTTATTCTTTGTTTGGGGTTTATACTTTACTGGCAGAAACAATTCAAGACGAAAAGGTAAGGGAATCAATACTATCAAAATTGACAACGTTAGCGTTACGAAGACCGGAAAACGGCCTGGTCAGCTTAattgattttgttttggGTGTGAGAGATGCAGAAGATATagacattgaaaagttcaGTCGTATCTACCAGATTTTGATGAGTAAACCGAAAACAATGACAAACCTGCAATACTTGACAGGACTATTCAAGCAAATTTATGATGGCCTCACTTTTGTGAACAGGCCTATTCTGGTCACCTGTCTCAACGGACTAATCTTAAAGTTTTTCATAAGGAATAAGAGGATTGTTAACGATTTTTTGTTTAGGAAGGTTCGCTCTATTATCTTCAACTCCCCGTTAATCGATCATTCAGCAAAGGAACTGAATGATGTTATAAACGTTCTCATATCGCTATCTAAAAATTCGTCAACGGATTTACTCAATGAGTTAGTTACTGGTTGCGCCAAAGAAGATGGTACTTCAGCTGGACAGttctttttgaatatatgGATATATGccctttttttgaagaaaaatcaaaaactaGACCCATTAGAAATAAATAAGCTGTCTATTTCAAAGGATAAAAGTACAGAGAGCataaattttccaaaggAATCTTCCTCGAATTATTATCAGGTcgtattatcattattaaaaTCTCTAATAGTCATAACagaaaactttcaaaatcttAATTTACTGAGCCTTAACTTAGTTAATTTTGAGCATGagaaatggaaatattTGATTGATCTTGACACACAACTACCCTACATATCGGTTAAAAACACAGATACATCAGACTTATTTCCCGAAAAAGGATCGAAAAACGCTCAAATGACCgattttttccaagatATGGACCTTTCAATAGAATTATTCATGGAATTTTTGGTGCTACTAAATGACGAAGAACaatcaaagattttatttttggaaattttaaaaagatGGGTACATCatacaaaagaaagtgGAAAAAGATCTTCGGCTGATCTAAGCGCGATGTCAAGCGTTTCAGATAACGCGCTAATACTCATGGACTTGAAACTTTTGGAACGGATGAACGACCAATTCAAAACAAGCATTGTTAACAAACCTAAAGACGTTCTTATTGTTATTGATCAACTGATTGATGTTGTTCAGGCAAAAGATGAAACACAGGAAGTTGAAGCAGATTCTgacgacgaagaagaagtaggAACAGAAAAATTAGATTCGAATGAAGCTCCTTCTCACAAAATTATTTTGCGATTATTGTCTTCTGTCCTTTCAGAATCGTCtagtagtatattattGCAGAACAGTTCTACATTAAAATCTATTTCTAGAAAATTAAAATCCTTCAACATCAAAGCTGCCGAATCAGGTGCATTACTAACATCGatagaaaatattttgattaACGGGCATGCTATAGAAAAGAACGGCAATAAGGAAATTGATATAGATAAGGAAATGCTTGACAAAGCGATTAATAATCTACACGATCCTTTAGTGCCCATAAAATCTTATGGTTTAACAGAACTACGTTATCTAGCTGAAAAGAAGTCTCAAGTGATTTCACTGGAGAAAGTGTTGCAAATAcatttatattatttaaaGGACGCAGACCCTTTTATTTACCTCAATGTTATTAAAGGACTTACGACGCTATGTGGATTAGAGCCAGAAACCATATTGCCCCCACTTGTTGAATTTTAtgcaaacaaaaaaaaaaagaacagatTAGATGACGTGCTGAAAATTGGTGAAGTATTCATCAATTACATTCAATGTCAAAACGAACTGTTCCAGGGTAAATTGGCTTATTTGATTATAGATACCTGTCTTAATATTGTGAGGCCAAATGATAGTGCGCCATTGGACAATAGATGGCGTATGTCATCGATGTCAATCTTAGGTATGTGCCTTCAGGTCAATGCTAGGGGCGTTTCAAACAGAATCCGTGATATGCTGGATTGTGTGTTCGGAATATTGCAATTAGAACAACCACGTAAGAATTTGAAGGGTAAGGATGATTCTTTCCTAATGAGGAGAAGTGCCGTACACTTGATACACGATTTGCTGTATGGCACAGGGCTTGATTTGCTTCCCGTTGAGTACAACTACGATAAGCTAAAAACACTATTATCTTACGTTCATGATCAAGATGAAGATTACTTAGTGTGTGAACAGATTAACAAGCTTTTAACCGTGCTAGAAAGTTTCTAG
- the SPT21 gene encoding Spt21p (Protein with a role in transcriptional silencing~similar to YMR179W) yields the protein MSEVSQMTLKILYTLDNGSNGSYLARSRAPKQVRVANIPNPFSTDTNERTELRIGAIHLKTILHEIYLNSPEVLDHDTLKDGHDYNLYYRDICEMDEPLVSLGLLSRLRRKFHKVQNSPYQYIENGMSEEESEERDEVTEEEYEDESFIVTGRVCSNVSALLRRSYSNTSSKNGMVVNSQIPQETLEVKLRFTKVITNLRASGNSTTNSRISSLQMQSSVPSITLPFTPRTQVLSKTNQMKNSRNARTTITVNNTSNGTTGRRQTNPMPAPKAVRTQSLPIWNLKPNIANTGFPRNSIAHKIYLADRKTEANQQNNQHQNIAYEINTLQNDNTIQKTKIDDSVSKRFDFMLNKRKFTKKSSPSTVTIAKKPPSVNVNLKQALKTGSEKKASDKQTIVKVKSSYSKNFAKSTQVGRRRSSVVEHLSDNDNSILNDILSEPSNEGQKLQQKQKQHKVSLTNENDKENIPPQSITSKENKLDDELDFNAEFPMSDFSDVVFKDEMGWFSNFNFFESPTSASVSHLNQQNLKPPSVTLNDPNTCNTIALENEDIGELETVQNNKISLPSDVDKTSPIDSLSIPLIELTHSSSTTNMQHAAIKEGLTLNIIDSNNDTPCDNDTKDRKASIIDSDITKSQPGLMSFSTPADQPASDNNATASKKLISVPEVQQNKRSHEEVLDEEEEEEVLKKQKAIPSSPCGMFNYHQPMELSEAMVEGEREHNVGDDNESDKTNDLFSTFVHSGRGGSQVVTSPIGELQSMKH from the coding sequence ATGTCTGAAGTCTCTCAAATGACATTGAAGATTCTTTACACATTGGACAATGGATCCAATGGTAGTTATTTGGCGCGCTCTAGGGCTCCAAAACAGGTAAGAGTAGCTAATATTCCCAATCCATTCTCAACAGATACGAATGAGCGGACAGAGTTGCGAATCGGCGCCATCCATTTGAAGACCATATTACATGAAATATACTTGAACTCTCCTGAAGTATTAGATCATGACACCTTAAAGGATGGGCACGATTATAATTTGTACTATCGTGATATATGTGAAATGGATGAGCCATTAGTAAGTCTTGGTCTTCTTTCCAGGCTTCGAAGAAAGTTTCATAAGGTTCAGAACAGTCCCTACCAGTACATAGAAAACGGTATgagtgaagaagaaagcgAAGAGCGCGATGAGGTTACTGAAGAAGAGTATGAAGATGAATCTTTTATAGTTACTGGAAGAGTATGCTCGAATGTTTCTGCTTTACTACGAAGATCATATAGTAACACCTCGAGTAAAAACGGAATGGTAGTAAATAGCCAAATTCCACAGGAGACTTTGGAAGTTAAACTAAGATTCACGAAGGTTATAACTAACTTAAGGGCCTCTGGCAACAGTACTACAAATTCTCGTATATCGAGTCTTCAAATGCAGTCTTCTGTACCATCAATAACACTTCCATTTACCCCAAGAACGCAAGTTCTTTCCAAGACAaaccaaatgaaaaattcaaggaaTGCAAGGACCACAATAACAGTAAATAATACCAGTAATGGGACTACGGGACGAAGACAGACAAATCCTATGCCTGCTCCAAAAGCTGTCAGGACGCAGTCTTTACCCATCTGGAATCTTAAACCAAATATAGCCAACACTGGTTTCCCAAGGAACTCAATTGCACACAAAATCTATTTAGCAGATAGAAAAACAGAGGCTAATCAACAAAACAACCAGCATCAAAATATAGCCTACGAAATAAATACTTTGCAAAACGATAATACTATCCAGAAGACCAAGATCGATGATTCAGTAAGCAAGAGGTTCGATTTCATGCTGAACAAGAGGAAGTTTACGAAAAAATCATCCCCTAGCACAGTGACGATAGCAAAAAAACCGCCATCAGTAAACGTAAATCTCAAGCAAGCATTGAAGACTGGCagtgaaaagaaagcaagTGATAAGCAAACCATTGTCAAAGTCAAGAGTTCatattccaaaaattttgccaAATCTACGCAAGTAGGCCGCAGGCGATCATCAGTAGTAGAACATTTAAGTGATAATGATAATTCAATTTTGAATGACATCCTATCAGAACCAAGTAACGAAGGACAGAAATTGCAGCAGAAACAAAAGCAACATAAGGTATCTCTAACGaatgaaaatgacaaaGAGAATATTCCACCCCAAAGTATAACtagtaaagaaaacaagcttgatgatgaattggATTTTAACGCTGAATTCCCCATGAGTGACTTCTCCGATGTAGTGTTCAAAGATGAGATGGGATGgttttccaatttcaatttttttgaatcacCAACTTCCGCAAGCGTCTCGCATCTCAATCAGCAAAACTTGAAGCCTCCTTCTGTAACACTTAACGATCCCAACACCTGCAACACTATCGCTCTGGAAAACGAAGATATTGGTGAGTTGGAGACAGTTCAAAACAATAAGATATCTTTGCCTAGCGATGTTGACAAAACCTCTCCAATAGACTCGTTGTCTATACCGTTAATTGAACTTACACATTCAAGCTCGACAACAAATATGCAACATGCAGCCATCAAGGAAGGATTGACATTGAACATAATCGATAGCAACAATGACACTCCCTGTGATAACGACACAAAAGATAGAAAGGCATCCATAATAGATTCGGATATCACAAAATCTCAGCCGGGGCTTATGAGTTTTTCTACGCCAGCTGATCAACCAGCTTCTGATAATAATGCTACCGCTTCGAAGAAGCTTATTAGTGTGCCAGAAGTTCAGCAAAACAAGAGATCTCACGAAGAAGTTTTGgacgaagaggaagaggaggaagtcctcaaaaagcaaaaggcGATACCTTCTTCACCATGTGGGATGTTCAATTACCATCAACCCATGGAGTTATCTGAAGCTATGGTTGAGGGAGAGCGAGAACATAATGTCGGCGATGATAATGAAAGCGATAAAACCAACgatttattttcaactttcGTCCATTCaggaagaggaggaagcCAGGTGGTAACAAGCCCTATCGGTGAGCTTCAGTCTATGAAACACTGA